Genomic window (Shewanella psychropiezotolerans):
TGATGGCTGTTCTTCAGGCGATGCATTGTCGGTTTTATATAATCCGACCATCAATAAGCCCACACCAAATTTTTTCTCAGGCGTGTAATAAGCCGTTGGTAAATAACTCATATCAATGGCTTTAGTCTCATCAAACTCACCATCGGCACCAAAAACTGACAAAATGTCATCAACCCATGTCGGCTCCATATCTTCTGGAGTTTCAAATAAAGGTTCAACGGCAATGGCCGCATTAGAAAAAATAAACAGGGATAACAGTAAAATCCGTTTCATAAAAACTCTAATCAATGATGGGAATAAGGGAGGCGCTAAACGACCTTTTTAGCTGTCATTTGACATGCCGAGCGCATTTTAACACGACATCAATTTTGAACAATTAATTTGTTCAAGCTTAGGTATTAATGCTTATCACCCGGCGGTACGGCCTGTTTCAGACTCAGTGGTTCACAGTCAGTCTGATACAGGCAACCCATTATTCCCCAGTCACTTACAGCTATTATTCAACCGATTAAACCAAAGTCATGCTTTAAAGAGTTATTTTATTTCGACAAAAATAGGATTTGAATAGAACCAAAGATCATCATAATTACGTTGATTAATCTTGTTATACCAAGCTTGAGTCTCACCTTCGTCTGCCTGAGGGTATGACTCTGACTTAAGAGGATCGCCTTTATGCGTTAACCCTTCTTCATTGTAATCCAGGTTGGTCCCTCTTAAACGATAGTATTGATCGCCACTTGCGACGAAGCTGTAACTCATAGCATAGAAACCTTCATCATCAAGGTCCCAATCTTGGGCAACAAATGTCTTCACGACCTTAGTACTGTCATTGGTTTCTTTATAGTACTCACTAGTATCAGGCAGAGCTTTCTCGCCAACATTACCCGCAATCAGATCGATATGATGAATACCGGGATTTAACCCGTTAAAGCTTTCATCCCCTATATCTTGCTCCTTGTTGTTAGTTTCAGGGCTTTTGAAACGAATTTTAATCGTAATCATCTCACCTGAATTGGCAGCAAGTACTCCCCCCATATGCTCGGCATCGCTCGAGCCTTGCATAGTAAAATCAAGTTCATTGATTAGATCCCCAAATACTGCAAATGTTTTGCCTGTTCTTAAACCATCCACAATACCTTGAGCACTCGTCTCTTCAGCATAGGTATAGTTCTTGGCATATTCACCGGGAAAATAACTACTGGCATATGGCTCTCGCACTTTGAAATGAATATCGGAATTACCAACATTCCAAATTCGCCGCCCTTCACCCAGTAAGGCATCCCACCAACCTCCAACTTCAGCAACAACAGGATCGACACCGCCGTAAACACCACTGCTTGTTCCTGCATAATCACCACGATTACCGCTAAACTGACCGCCCACCATGCCTTCAACCAGAAAAAACACATCTGGCGCTGCATCATGTAACTCTCTGACATCCGAGATGCTATAGCTGGTTAAATAACGCCTTGGGTGGTTTAACATGCCATAGCTGCTTGTAGGGAAATGTTCCTGCAGCCAAGCAAGCGCATTTATAGCATCTTGATGGGTTTGATTTTGCCTCACCAATCCTTGTGCATTCCAATTGGCCACATCGGCAGGATCAAAATCTTCAATACTGTTTTGATAACTAAACAGATATTCGAAAGTCTTAATCGCTTCCAAAGACTCAGCAGAGTTTATTTCATCGCCTAGTATCCCGATATTAAAATGTTCATGGGTAGGCATATCCCACTCGAATGTTGATAACACGGTTTTCTCTGGATAGAGGCTAGCTTGAAGCTCAGCGACGCCTGGAATTTCATAGTGAACTAAGGCATCGAAAAATAAGATCCCACCAAGGTCGTTATCATCATTATCTTGACTGCTGTCGCGCATATGATTTGAAAGCGCAACATAGTCCATGTTGAAAGTATCGAAAGACCATTTTAAAACATCACTCAATGTTTCTCTGGCATCGGATGAGATTGCAGTATGTACATGTAGATCTCCTTTGACCCATTGACCTTTTTTCTCTTCAGGTGTCGTCTCTGAAGAGTCAGAAGAACAAGCGGCCAAGGCTAAAGCAGCGAGACTCATAGTAATGATAGGTATACTTTTTGAAAACACAGTAAACTCCACAGATATCAAATAACAGAGCTGCGTATGCTATAGACTGGTTATGTCACTGAAGTTTCCAAACTGAATCACTTTGTATCTATTCGACTAACTTGCTCTATTACCAGCAATTTATTTTTAACTGCCCCCTCTAAGTATTTCCATCACCTAAGCACTGCGCTGCAATGGCTCATCATCCAGATATTTAGCAAGGTCTACATGGTTGATCTGAGCGGCATCGAGGAACTTGTGGGCGTATTCGAGATAGATCCCACTCGTTAAAAACAGCTTAAATAGATCCATATCGAGATGCTCGTCCAATGCCATCTTGTGGAGAATATCGATAGCGACACTGAGCGGTTTGGCCTTCTTATAGGGCCTGTCGGCCGCGGTGAGCGCTTCGAAGATATCGGCCACCACCAGAATTCGCTCAGGAATGGAGAGGTCTTCAGCGCTGAGTCTACGGGGATACCCAGTTCCTTTTAACGTTTCATGATGAGTCGATGCGTATTTTGGGACTTTAGCTAACTCCGGCGGGAATGGCAGAGTTTCCAACATCTTGATGGTGCTGGTGACATGTTCGTTAATCTTGAACCTGTCTTCTGCGGTGAGCGTTCCTCGAGATATGGAAAGATTATACAGTTCACCGAGATTATATTGATGCTCAGGGATATCCATCTTGATACCAAATTTAGGGTCAAATTCCACCTTATTGATACGCTTGATGATATGTTCCGGCTTGTCTCTCAAGAGTCGCTCGGTAACTGGGGAACTCTCTGTTGACTGAACATCACTTAAGTTGAGCTCTTCGACAGGAGACAAACCGAGTCTATCATCGAAGTTCCTCTGCCAAGTGATTTCAGCAAGCTCGGCCAAACGGTCTTTATGCGCTTGGTCCATAAACTCCCCGCCCACGTTAGCATTGGCGATAAACTCAAAATCAACTTTAAGCTGCTCACGTTTATGTTCTAACTCGGCAGCCAATAGTTCTCTCGACTCAGTAGAAGATAGCCGCTTAAGATAATCGATTTCGGCGTCTCGCCATAACACTTCGAAACGCATACGCACTTCATGAATTCGATTATAGACAACTTCTAGCTTAGTGCCCTTATCGACGATAAATTCCGGGGTGGTGATCTTACCGCAATCATGTAACCAGGCCGCGATTCTGAACTCTCTGTGCTCATCGGCCGTTTTGAAGCCAAAGTCTTTAAAAGGAGCCAGATCAGATTGAGCGGCGGCATCGGCCAGCATTAAACCCAGCTCAGGGACGCGATTACAGTGCCCAGCCGTATAGGGAGATTTATCATCGATCGCCTGAGCGATCAGTTTGATAAACGACTCCATCAACTCTTTTTGATTACGTTCATGTAGCTGGATTGACTCGGACATGTCCCACATTGAGCTAGCCAGTTCATCAAGCTCGGCAATATTAGAGTCAACATTGGTGACTTCATCATAATGGCGGTTCTTGATTTTCTCATTTTCAATAGCAAGCAGCTTAATCGGGCGAATGATAGGTGATGCAAACACAGTAGAGATGGGAAGTAATAAGAATAAGCATAATACTGTGATAGCGATAGACTTCTGCACCTTGTCAGTGCTCGAGGCCAACAGGGTTTGGGTCGGCACTATGATGGCGAAGCGATCTTGTGTCTGTGAGTTATTGCCAAAAGGCGTTACAAACACAAATTGCTCTATGCCACCCAGTTCACGGCGAACCAGCTGATTGTGCAATAGCTTATCTTCACCAATATCGATAAGTGCTTCATAGGGGACAGCACCTTGAGTGGTTAGCTGGTGTTGAGTCCCTTCGGCAAACCATTTGGCTCTTAAGGCCGTTACCTGCTCAGGAGTGATATTTGCCAATGCCTTATCGATAATAGGGATCAACGACGCATTCTTGCCCTGCATGGCAATGTGTAATCCCGTTGGTGTCTGTACATCATCAAAACCGATATCTTCGTGATATTTCAGCTCATCGATGAAGAAACTCTTAGCCGTATAATGCAAGATAATACTGTTATCCAAGGCTGCAAATACCTCACCTTGCTCCACGGCACTCAATATTGCTTGGGTCGATGCCAGCTCGACTATTTCAACCTCAGGGAAATTAGCTTCAATAACAGGAATAATCGACCAACCCAAGGGAATAGCCAGCCGCTTACCACTCAGCTCTGACAATTCCTTTATCTGCTGCACATCGGGACGCGTCACTATGCCATATTTAAGGTCTAAAAATGGCGTACTAAACTCCCCAAACTTTCATTTTTGGCCGTTATCATAATAGGCTGCAGCATATCCAACTCTTCGATCATGTAGCTGTCGACCAGTTCGTTCCAAGTAAAGCCATTGATAAACTGAACCTTCAGTCCTGTCATCTCGGCAACTAAGTTAACCACGTCAATACTATAGCCTTGGGGTTGACCTGATACAGCAAAATCGATCGGCGCCCAATCCGTTTCGTTAGAAACCAGCAAGGTTGGCGTATTGTCGATAAGTGCCTGTTGTTGCTGAGTCAAATTAAGCACTGCAGATTGAGGGATCTGGACTTGTATTTGCTGCTTCTGGTTAGAAGCAATTAGCTCACCACTAGGTTTGTAAAGATAGATTTCTGCTTGTGATTCTCCCGATTCATTCTCACTCTGACCAATAAGATATTCGTTCAGGGTAGATAGCGCGATATCGACGCCGAGAACCGCACCGGACTCGGATAATTTGATTGAATAGGTCTGCCCTGGGGATTGCAGGTGCCTGAAAAGATAAGGCTCAGTTTTAGATACATTCTTAGTGTTCGAGTCAATAAACCATAGTCTGCTGGTCGCATCATAATCACTGGGTTCTGTACGTGTCACTCGCGGCTTGAATTGCGAGTCTAAATAGGTCGTTTCTCTTACCCCTTCCCCCCATCTTGCTTTATGGTTATCCTCACCCACCTGTCCATATGTGTGGCCTCTAGCTGCTTTCTAATAATGGGATGGGCATTTAAGTTAATCAACTCATAAAAGTCGCCGTCGGGCATACCAATATAGATAGCATAAAATAGGGGGTTGGTTCGCATCACTTGCGCAAACATCTGAATAGACTCTTGATTAAACTCATCATCAACGACTAAATTATCGAAACTCGAGAGTAATTGGGTAGTATTAGTGGCCTGACTATCCACTTGAGATAGATAACTGCTGACATTCTTAGAGGTAAGATTATAGAGTTTAAGCGCAGACTCAGTGACCATGGACTTGCTGAAATAATACTGTAGGCCTATCGCAATTACTGCGGTAACTACAGTGGCCAAAATGAATATTCCCACCACAGTGAAATGTATGGTGAAACGTTTACTCTTTTTGTTCGTTATCGATCCCATCGAAAACCCCAGCACATTCAATCCATGAAGGGTACTAGTGTATAAAAACCATACTGATAGTCAATAATGCATAACAACTAATTAACATTAATTTCAAGCAAGAAGCCATTGACTAGCTTGCGATACTTTCTACTTTGGCAAGACACGCTGTTTCTCCTTCACATGTCAGCGTCTCCAGATAGTTAATCAACTTAAAACAGAGTTCGATATATTGAATAGCTTCTACTTTACCTATCTCGTAACCTACCGCATGGGCCACCCGGTTTCTTAGTTGCCTAAGCTCACTGAACAGCTTTCCTTGCTTGGTATTGATGAGGCTCTCTTTGAGTAAGATACTCTCTATATGCTTATAGCGGGTATTAACATCCAGTTTGATATTAATTTTCTTGGCTCTAATCAGCGCCTCTGCTGCAACATCCACGGCCTCCCAAGACTCGATAACAGCCGAGTTAGGTAGATTGTTAGCCGAGGCAATGAGCAGAGACTTGCTGTCATATTTAAGTTCAGGAAAGGCGCCTTCTGCTTTCTGGACTATCGACTTTAACTCTTGGCCAAACTCCACTTCCAAATCTTTAAACTTGAGCTTTTTAGCCAGCGGGATCAACTTAGCGATTGGACGTTTTAAACTAAATACACAAATCAACAGAACCAGCGGCCAAGCCAGTTTATCGAAAAGCTGTATTATAAATTCCATCCAGTTCATTCCACGTACCCTCGTATATTCTGTTGCAATAGAGAGTAACAAGTTACACAAATGAAACATAGTGACTGGTACACTTGTCGGATAACAAGTTTCAAATATCTTTTTCTGATTGCTTCATTGGACTGGTTTGATACTTGGTAGTGTTCTGCTTACCAATATTGCATTGTTATCTACCGCCTGTCCGGCGAGGAATGTGCAAACACTTCTGTGAGTCGCTGCGAGTCCGTCCATGGAAGCTCTACTAAATCATCCCTGATTTAGAAGCTCACAGCCGCGTTCACACCTGCTATGGTTTCAAGAAAGTTATCGCTTCGATTTGAGTTTTACTGGCATGCAGTTCACTTTTGGACAAAAATGGGTTAGTGCAAAGGATCTAAATGTAGGGTGTGGGGTTAGTAAATTAAGTTTACACAGACCCCACATATACTCCACATATATCCGAAGTTGCCCTCAATGCCAGCATAATACCACGGAAGATTGGCTCGCTAAACAGCAAGCTAAACTGCTACCCGTTGAATATTATATGGTCACTTTTACCTTGCCTTTTGAGCTTCGAATCATTGCAAAACATCAACCAGAGTCGATGTATCAAGCCATGTTCTCGGTGGCGGCGAGTGTACTGAAAGAGTTTGCACACAACTCAAAGCAACTCGGTGGTGACATTGGGTTTACTAGCGTATTGCACACTCACAATAAGCGCAGAGACCTGCATCCGCATATTCACTTTATCATTCCCGCAGGCAGCTTCAACAAGGATAAAAAACAGTGGCACAAGAGCAAAGGCAAGTACCTGTTCAACGCCTTCAACCTTGCCACAGTGTGGCGAGCACGCTTGCTAGAACACCTGACAAATACACTCGGGATCAAGTTACCAGAACGCCTGCCCAAGAAATGGGTTGTCGACTGTCGACATGTGGGTAAAGGCTTGCCAGCACTCAAGTACCTGTCCCAATATCTCTATCGCGGTGTATTGCCAGATAAATGCATAACCAGTGTCGTCGATGAACAAGTCAGCTTCGAGTATCAAAATAGCCAAACCAAAACTACTGAAATACGTACCTTACCTGTAACTGAATTTCTATGGTTAGTGCTTCAGCATGTTTTACCCAAAGGGTTACGGCGGGTCAGAGATTATGGATTGTTAAGAGGGAATTGCAGCCAACTTAGACAACAGATCCAACTCATGCTGGCTGTTGCAGGTGCGGTATTTCCGTTAGTACCCAAGGTAAAACGAGCTCTATCGACACGAATTTGCCCCTGCGGCCATCAGCCGATGTGCTTTATGGGGATACATCAAAATGGTTTAGGAAACAGCCGACTGACAAGCTTAACCATCACAGCCTAACGCCACTGTTTAAGCTGGAAGTATAAGGATAATGTATTAACTAAAGAGGAGGGATTTACACAGCAGGCTGATATTAAAGAAGTTAAATGATTGGTCATTAGATCAAGGCAGCGTGCTGACTAAAACAAAATATTCGTCCTATTATAGCCTCAAGCATAATGAACCCTCGCTCAGCTATTTGCTTAATAAAGAGTATGACTAAACCCCTACCTCGGGCTTGTTCAACACTTGGGATAAGGACGCGGCTACGCGCGGCCTATCCTTATTTGTTAAATGCCGATTTAACTCGGATTTATTTTTGATGTTAAAACATGATCTTGCCATGAGCCAGCTATTTTTAAATAAGATTTTGCCACCCCTTCTTTTTGAAAGCCTAGTTTATCCAATAACTTGCCAGAGCGAATATTTGATGGAATATAATTAGCCATGACTCTATGTAAATTGTATTCAGTAAATACGTACTGTATTGATGTTTGAAGCATTTCATACATCAAACCTGTTCCTTGTTTTTTCTCGGAGATTGAGTAGCCAAGATTACAAGCTTGAAAAACACCATGTACTATATTTGAAAATGAACATAAACAAATAATTTCAGATTTACTTTTATCAAAGGCAACAAGTGAAATTGAAGAGCCTAATTGAAAGTCTTTGAAGTTTAACTCTACACGTTTTTTTGTTTCTTCTAAGCCAAAGTATTCCGCGATTCTTATTGGCTCCCATGGAGATAAATGGCTACGATTATCATTTTCATATTTGACGAGTAATTCAAAATCATCAGGATTTAAAACGGAAATAATCAAGTTTTCAGTTTCTAACTCAGGAATAAATTTCAACTCCAATATCTCCTAGGCATGTAACGCCCCTCTAATAAGTGAAGCATGTGCTGGCGGGCGATTTGCTCAGCAAATGGCGTGACAGCCTTGGTGAGTCTGAATTCAGAGGCTTGTTATGTCAGATTATTACAGCGAGACTTATCTTTCAATGGACAAATTCCTCCTGCACCACCGATGTTACACCCATCACCACCAATAATACTTTGAGATTTATGAATTGAGTTCATTATTACTGGTTCTATCTTATTCAAATAATCTGTTGCAGGTGAAATGACTTCTTTAGGGCCTATAAACCCAAATTCATCGTGATACTTTATTACCTTGCAAAGTCCCTCTTTGGGAATTGCTGTCATACTAGAAAAATCAGGGTTAAATGCACGCGTTACTAATAATGATTTTGAAAATTTAGCATCAAATTTCAATTTAATGCTTTTTGAGTAGTTGTTAGTAATCATAAGCTCATCAATAATCGCAACATCATAATTAATATCTGAAAGCTCACTGCTAACTATTGATGTTGTTACTAGTTCATTAATATCACTTAGGCTATATAGCCAACCTGCCACTCCTCCAAACAAAAAAACAGCTATGAACACAAAAATCTTCTTAAACATGTCTACTCCAGATGACATAACATTTTAATATACGGCATGCGCGCTTTGCCAATGCCAGTTGTAAAAGTGTGCAAAGCATTTTCTCGTAAAAATCAAATGAAAACAATTTGCTATCTTGAATCGTTGCAAATAGTATCCAATACACTTCCGGGGAAAACTCTGTTGCACGCTTTGTCCGTCCTGTTATCTAAATAGTTCAAGCACGCACACTTTTATCTTACTGAATCTACGCCTATTTTTCTTTTCACTCAATAGCAAACCGTGAACTGATTGCGCATAATTTAGAGATTAACCGCACAAAACCGATAATACTGTATAAAAATACAAACACTGGTTAACTAAGAGGTTATCGCTAAACAGAGACCCTTCCTTTCCGACTGATGAGAAAAAGTATTCCAAAGAGGTAAGTGCTGTATTGGACGAATTGCTGGTGCTAACAAGGAAAGGGGCATTTCCTTGTTACAGACAACCTCAAATCGAAGAGGCTGATATTCGGGTGTAGATGCGGCTACGAGCTTCCAAAACAAGGATGTTTTGGTAGAGCCTCCATGGACGGATTGACGGCGTTTCGTAGAAGTATCTGCACTTCAGCACGCTGCAAGCGATAGATAACAATGAAGTTATGATCTTCAATGACATATTCAAACAGCAAAGGTCACTGGATTC
Coding sequences:
- a CDS encoding GNAT family N-acetyltransferase — its product is MKFIPELETENLIISVLNPDDFELLVKYENDNRSHLSPWEPIRIAEYFGLEETKKRVELNFKDFQLGSSISLVAFDKSKSEIICLCSFSNIVHGVFQACNLGYSISEKKQGTGLMYEMLQTSIQYVFTEYNLHRVMANYIPSNIRSGKLLDKLGFQKEGVAKSYLKIAGSWQDHVLTSKINPS
- a CDS encoding CehA/McbA family metallohydrolase domain-containing protein; translated protein: MFSKSIPIITMSLAALALAACSSDSSETTPEEKKGQWVKGDLHVHTAISSDARETLSDVLKWSFDTFNMDYVALSNHMRDSSQDNDDNDLGGILFFDALVHYEIPGVAELQASLYPEKTVLSTFEWDMPTHEHFNIGILGDEINSAESLEAIKTFEYLFSYQNSIEDFDPADVANWNAQGLVRQNQTHQDAINALAWLQEHFPTSSYGMLNHPRRYLTSYSISDVRELHDAAPDVFFLVEGMVGGQFSGNRGDYAGTSSGVYGGVDPVVAEVGGWWDALLGEGRRIWNVGNSDIHFKVREPYASSYFPGEYAKNYTYAEETSAQGIVDGLRTGKTFAVFGDLINELDFTMQGSSDAEHMGGVLAANSGEMITIKIRFKSPETNNKEQDIGDESFNGLNPGIHHIDLIAGNVGEKALPDTSEYYKETNDSTKVVKTFVAQDWDLDDEGFYAMSYSFVASGDQYYRLRGTNLDYNEEGLTHKGDPLKSESYPQADEGETQAWYNKINQRNYDDLWFYSNPIFVEIK